The proteins below are encoded in one region of Streptomyces sp. NBC_00490:
- the purM gene encoding phosphoribosylformylglycinamidine cyclo-ligase, producing the protein MSETTGASYAAAGVDIEAGDRAVELMKEWVKKTQRPEVLGGLGGFAGLFDASALKNYERPLLASATDGVGTKVDIARQLGVYDTIGHDLVAMVMDDIVVCGAEPLFMTDYICVGKVHPERVAAIVKGIAEGCVLAGCALVGGETAEHPGLLGPDDFDVAGAGTGVVEADRLLGPDRIRTGDAVIAMASSGLHSNGYSLVRHVLLNEAGLSLDARIEELGRTLGEELLEPTKIYSLDCLALTRTTDVHAYSHVTGGGLAANLARVIPDGLHAIVDRSTWTPDPIFDLVGRTGQVERLELEKTLNMGVGMIAIVPEESADVALRTLADRGVEAWVAGEITERGDHTTGAELVSTYSI; encoded by the coding sequence ATGTCTGAGACAACTGGTGCCAGCTACGCAGCCGCGGGCGTCGACATCGAAGCGGGAGACCGCGCCGTAGAACTCATGAAGGAGTGGGTGAAGAAGACCCAGCGCCCCGAGGTCCTCGGCGGCCTCGGCGGTTTCGCCGGCCTCTTCGACGCCTCCGCCCTCAAGAACTACGAGCGGCCCCTCCTCGCCTCCGCGACCGACGGCGTCGGCACGAAGGTCGACATCGCGCGCCAGCTGGGCGTCTACGACACGATCGGCCACGACCTGGTCGCGATGGTCATGGATGACATCGTGGTGTGCGGTGCCGAGCCGCTGTTCATGACCGACTACATCTGCGTCGGCAAGGTCCACCCCGAGCGGGTCGCCGCGATCGTCAAGGGCATCGCCGAGGGCTGTGTCCTCGCCGGCTGCGCCCTGGTGGGCGGCGAGACGGCCGAACACCCCGGTCTGCTGGGTCCGGACGACTTCGACGTCGCCGGCGCCGGTACGGGCGTCGTGGAGGCCGACCGGCTGCTGGGCCCGGATCGTATCCGTACGGGTGACGCGGTCATCGCCATGGCGTCGTCCGGTCTTCACTCGAACGGGTACTCGCTCGTCCGCCACGTCCTGCTGAACGAGGCGGGTCTGTCCCTGGACGCCCGGATCGAGGAGCTCGGCCGCACTCTCGGCGAGGAGCTCCTGGAGCCCACCAAGATCTACTCGCTGGACTGCCTGGCGCTCACCCGCACCACCGACGTGCACGCGTACAGCCACGTCACGGGAGGCGGTCTCGCGGCCAACCTGGCCCGCGTGATCCCGGACGGGCTGCACGCGATCGTCGACCGCTCCACCTGGACCCCGGACCCGATCTTCGACCTCGTCGGCAGGACGGGTCAGGTCGAGCGCCTGGAGCTGGAGAAGACCCTCAACATGGGCGTCGGCATGATCGCCATCGTCCCCGAGGAGTCGGCCGACGTGGCGCTGAGGACCCTGGCCGACCGCGGGGTCGAGGCCTGGGTGGCCGGCGAGATCACGGAGCGCGGCGACCACACCACGGGCGCCGAGCTGGTCAGCACCTACTCGATCTAG
- a CDS encoding DUF3073 domain-containing protein, with product MGRGRAKAKQTKVARQLKYSSGGTDLSRLANELGASTSNQPPNGEPFEDDEDEDDPYSQYADLYNDDDEDEDDESGPTSQRRGA from the coding sequence ATGGGGCGCGGCCGGGCAAAGGCCAAGCAGACGAAGGTCGCCCGCCAGCTGAAGTACAGCAGCGGCGGGACTGACCTCTCGCGTCTGGCCAATGAGCTGGGCGCTTCGACTTCGAACCAACCGCCGAATGGCGAGCCGTTCGAGGACGACGAGGACGAAGACGACCCGTACTCCCAGTACGCGGATCTCTATAACGACGACGATGAGGACGAGGACGACGAGTCCGGTCCCACGTCTCAACGCCGCGGCGCTTGA